In Acidobacteriota bacterium, the sequence TCAGCACGGCGCGCACCGCCCGAGCCCTCGACCGGATGATCGAGTCACTGTCCGCGTGAAGATCGCCTTCATCGTCCAACGGTACGGGACCGAGATCATCGGCGGTTCCGAGTATCTCTGCCGGCTCGTGGCGGAACGGCTCGCCGCGCGGCACGACGTCGAGGTCCTGACCACATGCGCCCGCGACTACGTCACCTGGGCGAACGAGTACCCCGAGGGCGCTGATCGCATACGCGGCGTGACCGTGCATCGCTTTCCCAACGATCGGACCCGTGATCTCGCGAGCTTCAACGAGTACTCGGACTGGATCTACTCCAACCCGCACGGCGCCGACGACGAGCTCGAATGGCTGAAGCGACAGGGTCCCTGGTGCCCGGCCCTGATCGAGCATCTCGAGCGGCGCCACACCGGGTACGACGCGCTGATCTTCTTCACCTACCTCTACGCGCCGACCGTGCTCGGGCTGCGCGTGGATCCACGGCGCAGCATTCTGGTGCCGACCGCGCACGACGAGCCCGCGATTCGACTCGGCATCTACCGCGACGTCTTCGGCGCTCCGTCCGGCATGGCCTACAACACCGACGTCGAGCGGGCGTTCGTGCGGAGCCGTTTCCGCGTCGGCGCCGTGGCGGAAGCGACGGTCGGCTGCGGCGTGGACCTGCCGCTGCAGTTCACGACCGACGTCCAGGAACTCGATCCGGACGAATCGACCATCCAGCCCGACGTCGATCCGCGACGCGCCAGCGCCGCCGCGTTTCGGCGCCGGCATCGGCTCTACGAGCCCTTCGTGCTGTACGGCGGCCGCATAGATCCGGGCAAGGGCTGCGAAGAGCTGATCGCGCACTTCAGCAGCTACGCGGACAGCCGGGGAGACGCCGTCCTGGCCCTGATGGGCGTCAAGTTGATGCGGATTCCGGAAGCGCCGTTCATCCGGTTCGCGGGCCTGCTGCCGGAGGCCGAACGCCTGGAGGCGCTGCAGGCGGCCACGGTGGTGGCCGTGCCGTCGCCCTACGAGAGCCTGTCCCTGCTCGCCCTCGAGGCGTTCGCGGTGGGCACCCCGGTGCTCGCCAACGCGCGCAGCGAGGTCGTGCGCGAGCACTGCCAGCGCAGCAACGCAGGTCTCTACTACGCCGATCGCGACGAGTTCGTCGAGTGTCTCTCGCTGTTGCTCGGGGATGCGAACCTGCGCGAGGCGCTCGGTCGCAACGGGCAGGAGTACGTCAGGGCCCACTACGAGTGGGACGTCATCCTGCGCAAGTACGATCAGCTCATCGAGGGCGTGGCCGCGGAACGCCCGGTCCGCGCGCGGCGCTCGCGCAACCCGCGGGGCGGAGGCCGCGGCAAACCGAGAGCGCCGCGGAAACGATAGACGGGCCTCAGTCCGCGCGGCTCAGACGCCTGTCGAACGCCTCCACCAGATCGGACATCAACGGGGCGGACCGTGAGCCCGCCGGTCCGGGATCCGTGCTGCCCGCGGCGGCGGTGCGGGCCCGGGCGGAAGCGGCGGCGCCGGCGCGAGACGCGCGCCCCCGTATTCCGTGGCGCTTGATCATCTCGTTGAGCGTCGTCGGTTTGACCCGCAGCAGCTCCGCGGCGCGCTTCTGCACCCCCCCGGCCGCCTCGAGCGCGCGGACGATCAACCGCACTTCCATGCTGTCGATGATCTTGCGGAAGGGAATGCCGTCCGGCGGCATGTCGAAGTGCGGCAGTTGGAACGACGGCGACGCCTTGACGACGTCGGGAACCAGCTCGGGGCCGATCTGGCGCTTGACCGTCAGCACCGCCGCCCGCTCGATCACGTTCTCCAGCTCCCGCACGTTGCCGGGCCAGTGATACGCCTCGAGAAGCTGCATGGCGTCCGGCAGCAGCTCCAGATCGGGCTTGTTGTTCTCCTTGCCGTACTTCGTGAGGAAGCTCCGCGCCAGCAGCGGCACGTCCTCGATACGCTCGCGCAGGGGCGGCAGATCGATCGCGATCACATGGAGCCGATAGTACAGATCCTCCCGGAACGATCCGTCCTCGACCATCTGCTGCAGGTTCACGTTCGTGGCGGCGATGATCCGGACGTCCACCTTGATGGTGTCGAGGCCCCCCAGACGCCGGAACTCGCGCTCCTGGATCACCCGCAGCAGCTTCGCCTGGGTTTCGAGCGGAACCGTCCCGATCTCGTCGAAGAAGATGCTCCCGTTGTCGGCCATCTCGAACAGGCCCTTCTTGGCGCTGACCGCCCCGGTGAAGGCGCCCTTGACGTGCCCGAAGAGATTCGATTCCAGCAGATCCGGAGGCAGGCTGCCCGAGTTGACCGTGACGAACGGCCGCCCGGCGCGCGGCGAATTGGCGTGGACGGCGCGCGCCACGAGCTCCTTGCCCGTGCCGCTCTCCCCGGAGACGAGAATGGTGGCGCGGCTCGGCGACGCCTGCGCGATGATCTCGAACACGCTCCGGATACGCGGACTGTGACCGATGATGTCGCTGAACCGTCCCGCCTGCGCCCGGAGGTTCTGGCGCAGCACGCGGTTCTCGCTCATCAGCCGCTGCTGGGCCACGGCGTTGCGCACGACGAGCAGCACGTCGTCGTTCTTGAACGGCTTCTCGATGAAGTCGAAGGCGCCTCGCTTGAACGCCTCGCGCGTGTTCTTCGACGTGCCGAAAGCGGTAATCATGATCACCGGGGGCGCGTCGTCCAGCCGCCTGATCTCCTCGAGGACCGCGAGCCCGTCCTTTCCCGGCATCATGACGTCCAGCAGCACCGCATCGAACGTTCCCGCCCGCGCCAGCTCCAGACCCTCCTGCCCCGACGCGGCGAGCCGTATGCGGCACCCCTGGCGCTCCAGCAGGGAGTGAAGGATCTCCCGCATGATCGCTT encodes:
- a CDS encoding glycosyltransferase family 4 protein, yielding MKIAFIVQRYGTEIIGGSEYLCRLVAERLAARHDVEVLTTCARDYVTWANEYPEGADRIRGVTVHRFPNDRTRDLASFNEYSDWIYSNPHGADDELEWLKRQGPWCPALIEHLERRHTGYDALIFFTYLYAPTVLGLRVDPRRSILVPTAHDEPAIRLGIYRDVFGAPSGMAYNTDVERAFVRSRFRVGAVAEATVGCGVDLPLQFTTDVQELDPDESTIQPDVDPRRASAAAFRRRHRLYEPFVLYGGRIDPGKGCEELIAHFSSYADSRGDAVLALMGVKLMRIPEAPFIRFAGLLPEAERLEALQAATVVAVPSPYESLSLLALEAFAVGTPVLANARSEVVREHCQRSNAGLYYADRDEFVECLSLLLGDANLREALGRNGQEYVRAHYEWDVILRKYDQLIEGVAAERPVRARRSRNPRGGGRGKPRAPRKR
- a CDS encoding sigma-54-dependent Fis family transcriptional regulator, whose product is MLDGASLLVVDDEAIMREILHSLLERQGCRIRLAASGQEGLELARAGTFDAVLLDVMMPGKDGLAVLEEIRRLDDAPPVIMITAFGTSKNTREAFKRGAFDFIEKPFKNDDVLLVVRNAVAQQRLMSENRVLRQNLRAQAGRFSDIIGHSPRIRSVFEIIAQASPSRATILVSGESGTGKELVARAVHANSPRAGRPFVTVNSGSLPPDLLESNLFGHVKGAFTGAVSAKKGLFEMADNGSIFFDEIGTVPLETQAKLLRVIQEREFRRLGGLDTIKVDVRIIAATNVNLQQMVEDGSFREDLYYRLHVIAIDLPPLRERIEDVPLLARSFLTKYGKENNKPDLELLPDAMQLLEAYHWPGNVRELENVIERAAVLTVKRQIGPELVPDVVKASPSFQLPHFDMPPDGIPFRKIIDSMEVRLIVRALEAAGGVQKRAAELLRVKPTTLNEMIKRHGIRGRASRAGAAASARARTAAAGSTDPGPAGSRSAPLMSDLVEAFDRRLSRAD